In one window of Ptiloglossa arizonensis isolate GNS036 chromosome 5, iyPtiAriz1_principal, whole genome shotgun sequence DNA:
- the Pcx gene encoding pecanex isoform X1 — MGSQMLEILRQGVWASLTGGWFYDPHLDVFSNTFHLYVWLFLLCLPFTLYLYFPPTLYVWVAYCSSIGALFGTIKCVNHALHCVYDTTECLEESGQTVSQQRSESEKRRTAHNKYREQSQDQVDQGIELQVLNGKTDTPPVECSSRNSFIESNVQNADADSITSEYNRDKPNSTIDLKVEIHRKNSSESSEEAQQLTKPMVPSINVHEAELASAQYHEPRFRNIVNERRLKLQKCVVIAEEDRQGSRKLCRHASEESRNRHSKQSSLGKTGSESQIKQTSSLELEHHGDDYPYWKSNQSVRRLNSNSIPMETHLINDHPQSLEIISKKEDTEKNKISSHPQSLEVITKKPHQQLIHPQSLETIGATSKNINITDDNNLPLHPQSLETINTKKVLPQNTLKKNQLQLLPYLSYGSEIVHPIAEQSDEQFANESSGGFSLQDSYSPLLTRKTCETNATSNRDRSLSTSRFEDRFSRFNGDGGIDNDSANSRDALIEEPKPGIKRRYSNASQSSHEFSDGERPKDKQDKMKSMDDPLNVGSVVGIDRLFESGDCAMESRTNKNLHNKEPDSGSSSTTTLSMENEVKRKLLPEPDTDNKRHQGAIPKQNRPKPVIDAIDDNITTTEQTQSKFKRTVEVKRRDRRFDRFDRFEQTSGSNNELSSLSLASSLLATLLTSGRDLPGQSSTVSDLRPSRSSENRNSRARRGTLKRSIRLHHGPRDRNRDDNVVPLTTLFGLISHDECHIVANHNDTVVPLEAVPSFGDENGRWLAYTFDEKGSGVAAAAQGPSGNNNKLLNTLLRQQLNQNLHYDANWELTDSLSNSYSSLSLNSAGLSVIIDTPPVLSSPESNQTKAQNSLSSNLVSSNTGSTNHCTVEISERDQFHQNAGNSNQCTIETLEWDQFHRDIMPHINTITERNGRLQSLLAYLSLNIHFSNLHRRMPPLTLPTHQEADINTSLSWNRFIGGLDGSDSKPKQARHYYKWKIGKLPHIKVRFDRLFLLALLDRNLTIFETTISTFLAVAVAGLGLVLLQQGFYRDIFAFMFCFVTAGCQYSLLKSVQPDAASPTHGFNRIIVFSRPIYYILCSGFILIFNEFLRNFKTSEFRIYGLRVADYDVILQIRNILLIFLLCFPIVFSLGLFPQINTFLMYLCEHIDIHLFGGNATTSLVSSIYCLCRSFVTVVILYGFAYGALTEPKSSQHILFSIFAGLLVAISYHLSRSSSDPTVIWDIVKMNLWPPEIYTEEKEAKIIENTSRGDNLSATYKEAKIRASGRKKHVKIKVGEQMSDTELVDPLPEKLRATVNARLKNDLIVCAVIGTLSFGIHCSTVFTALQPELNPVLWGIVSCLGFLLHYIVPQLRKHLPWLCLSRPVLRSHEHGQFEVREPVKIMWFEKAYVYLSFLERNVLYPVVFLGALTECSSKIVNKFGESIGALIIVVCGLKSLRSAYSDPSTRYLVLIFAVLFFKLDFRELSETFLVDYFVTGIAFAKIYELLLKIRFVVTYIAPWQITWGSAFHAFAQPFSVPHSAMLFLQAGISAILSTPLNPLLGSAIFISSYVRPVKFWERDYKTRRVDHSNTRMSSHLDRNLGADDNNLNSIFYEQLTRSLQHSLYGDLALGRWGNVEQGDCFLLASDYLNCLVHIVQLGNGLVTFQLRGLEFRGTYCQQREVEAISERIDDNDNCCCCEMGHFSNVLSVNAAFSQRWLAWEVASAKYVLEGYSISDNSAVSMLQVFEFRKVLVTYYVKSIVFYAIKSSKLKYWLGNSDISDALKISLAKNFVDLDPVFNMNIDEDFDFRASGITRSSFCNVYLDWIQYCITKHDKTLDRTRDSPLISLCFALSLLGRRVLGAASHNTLSSVEFFLYGLHALFKGDFRITSIRDEWVLHDVDLLRSVVAKGVRMALKLHQDHFMSPEQYVESSALYDAIDSHDKNLVISHEADPLWRNAVLNGAPSLLALRHVLDDGLDEYKVIMLNKRFLSFRVIKMNRECVRGLWAGQQQELVYLRNQNPERGSIQNAKQALRNIINSSCDQPIGYPIYVSPLTTSYAETNEQLCSIVGGPLSLSVIRRNVLKLWQRIRRRCGQGCSSGGTGSQDDGGFGNDGVYAMTTYNIHSGYGQSGHNTSGSQSIDSGCQIGGSTGRGSLGRANTGSLGGNRGSLASVGKPTSSTLASLAGLLSNSDIKTETKSETSFSGKLERDEGFPRVRIIDPNQVYDAINLGRRIDVIWPDERMRQQGGRSGWQHWVPERGMEGCVIHYWSPNHRDPNRRSHVDKVILLVKIDDKYVPIAEQGVRDLGAEV; from the exons ATGGGTTCTCAAATGCTAGAAATTTTGAGACAAGGCGTCTGGGCTAGCCTGACAGGAGGCTGGTTTTACGATCCCCATCTCGACGTTTTTTCAAACACCTTTCATCTTTATGTTTGGCTTTTCTTGCTCTGTCTGCCATTCACCTTATACCTT tattttccaccaacgttatacgtttgggtGGCATATTGTTCTTCGATTGGAGCACTTTTTGGTACGATAAAATGTGTCAATCATGCGCTTCATTGTGTCTATGATACGACTGAGTGCTTGGAAGAATCAGGTCAAACTGTCAGTCAACAAAGGTCAGAAAGTGAAAAAAGACGCACAGCGCATAATAAATATAGAGAACAATCACAAGATCAAGTAGATCAAGGAATAGAACTACAAGTTTTAAATG gaAAAACAGATACACCACCTGTAGAATGCTCATCACGTAATTCGTTTATTGAATCAAATGTGCAAAATGCAGATGCAGATAGTATTACATCTGAATACAATCGAGATAAACCTAATTCAACTatagatttgaaagtagaaatacacaGAAAAAATAGTTCAGAAAGTTCAGAAGAAGCGCAACAGCTGACTAAACCAATGGTACCTAGTATTAATGTACATGAAGCAGAATTGGCTTCTGCACAGTACCATGAACCACGTTTTAGAAATATAGTAAATG aAAGAAGATTAAAACTTCAGAAATGTGTTGTAATCGCAGAAGAGGATAGACAAGGATCAAGAAAATTATGCAGACATGCATCTGAAGAATCACGAAACCGTCATTCTAAACAGAGTAGTCTTGGCAAAACAGGTTCTGAAAGTCAAATAAAACAAACAAGTTCTTTAGAATTGGAACATCATGGAGATGATTATCCTTATTGGAAGTCCAATCAAAGCGTACGCCGTCTCAATTCTAATTCAATTCCAATGGAAACTCATTTAATAAATGACCATCCACAAAGTTTAGAAATTATATCAAAAAAGGAGGAcacagagaaaaataaaatttcatcacaTCCACAATCTTTAgag gtTATCACAAAAAAGCCACATCAACAACTTATTCATCCACAAAGTCTTGAAACAATTGGTGCTActagtaaaaatataaatattacagatgacaataatttacctcttcATCCTCAAAGTCTTGAAACAATTAATACTAAAAAG GTATTACCtcaaaatacattaaaaaaaaaccaaCTTCAGTTATTACCATATCTTAGTTATGGATCAGAAATAGTACATCCTATAGCAGAACAAAGTGATGAACAATTTGCTAATGAAAGTTCTGGAGGATTTAGCCTCCAAGATTCTTATAGCCCGCTACTTACTCGGAAGACTTGTGAAACAAATGCAACATCTAATCGGGATAGAAGTCTCAGTACCAGCCGATTTGAAGATAGATTTTCAAg ATTTAATGGAGATGGTGGTATAGATAATGATTCTGCAAACTCCCGTGATGCATTAATTGAAGAACCAAAGCCTGGTATTAAAAGAAGATACAGTAATGCAAGCCAAAGCAGTCATGAATTCTCAGATGGTGAGAGGCCCAAAGACAAGCAAGATAAAATGAAAAGTATGGATGACCCATTAAATGTTGGAAGTGTAGTTGGAATAGATCGATTGTTTGAAAGTGGTGATTGTGCAATGGAGTcacgaacaaataaaa ATCTACATAATAAGGAACCAGATTCTGGTTCGTCTAGTACAACGACCCTGAGTATGGAAAACGaggtgaaaagaaaattacttcCGGAACCAGATACAGATAACAAACGACACCAAGGTGCGATACCCAAACAAAACCGTCCAAAACCTGTAATAGATGCCATAGATGATAATATTACAACTACAGAACAAACTCAATCGAAATTTAAACGAACGGTAGAAGTCAAAAGAAGGGATAGAAGATTTGATAGATTTGATAGATTTGAGCAAACTAGTGGTTCAAACAACGAGTTAAGTTCACTTAGTCTTGCATCTTCATTATTAGCAACGTTGTTGACTTCTGGCCGAGATTTACCTGGTCAATCCAGTACTGTGTCTGATTTAAGACCAAGTCGTAGTTCTGAAAATCGAAATTCACGAGCAAGGCGAGGTACCTTGAAACGTTCAATTAGACTGCATCACGGACCACGAGATAGAAATCGAGATGACAATGTTGTACCGCTCACTACTTTATTTGGATTAATATCACATGATGAGTGTCATATAGTTGCCAACCATAACGACACAGTAGTACCTTTAGAAGCAGTACCTTCTTTTGGAGATGAAAATGGACGCTGGTTGGCTTACACCTTTGATGAAAAAGGATCTGGTGTTGCTGCTGCAGCACAAGGTCCTTCTGGCAAtaacaataaattattaaatacattattacGCCAGCAACTTAATCAAAATTTACATTACGACGCGAACTGGGAGCTTACAGATTCTTTGAGCAACAGTTACAGCAGTCTGTCTTTGAATTCTGCTGGTTTAAGTGTTATAATAGACACACCGCCTGTTTTATCGAGCCCAGAAAGCAACCAAACTAAAGCACAAAATTCACTATCATCGAATTTAGTTTCTTCGAACACTGGAAGCACTAATCATTGTACAGTGGAAATTTCAGAACGAGATCAATTTCATCAAAATGCGGGAAATTCTAATCAATGTACAATAGAAACCTTAGAATGGGATCAATTTCATCGGGACATAATGCCACATATAAACACAATAACAGAAAGAAATGGAAGATTACAAAGTTTATTAGCATACCTTAGTTTAAATATTCACTTCTCAAACCTTCATCGCCGAATGCCTCCTTTAACGTTACCAACGCATCAAGAAGCTGATATAAATACAAGTTTATCTTGGAATCGATTTATTGGTGGCTTAGATGGATCCGATTCTAAACCTAAACAAGCAAGGCATTATTATAAATGGAAAATTGGCAAATTACCACACATTAAAGTGCGGTTCGATCGTCTATTTTTATTGGCTTTATTAGATCGAAATTTGACGATTTTTGAGACTACCATTTCGACGTTTTTGGCAGTTGCTGTTGCAGGATTGGGTCTCGTACTACTTCAACAAGGATTCTACCGAGATATATTTGCCTTTATGTTTTGTTTCGTAACCGCTGGATGTCAGTATTCATTATTAAAATCCGTTCAGCCTGATGCAGCTTCTCCGACACATGGATTTAATCGTATTATAGTATTTTCCCGgcctatatattatatactatgTTCGGGATTCATATTAATCTTCAACGAATTCCTCAGAAACTTCAAAACGTCTGAATTTCGAATATACGGTTTGCGAGTCGCCGATTATGATGTTATATTACaaattcgtaatattttattaattttccttttGTGTTTTCCAATTGTGTTTTCTTTAGGTTTATTTCCGcaaattaatacttttttaaTGTATCTCTGTGAACATATAGATATTCATTTGTTTGGTGGAAATGCAACCACTAGTCTAGTCTCTTCAATATATTGTCTTTGTCGCAGTTTCGTCACTGTTGTCATACTGTATGGTTTTGCTTATGGAGCACTTACGGAGCCCAAATCCTCGCAACAtattttgttttctatttttgcGGGTTTACTAGTTGCTATATCTTATCATTTAAGCCGATCATCTTCAGATCCTACCGTAATATGGGACATTGTTAAAATGAACTTATGGCCACCAGAAATATATACGGAAGAGAAAGAAGCCAAAATCATTGAAAATACATCTCGAGGAGATAATTTGTCTGCAACGTACAAAGAAGCAAAGATTAGAGCATCGGGAAGAAAAAAACATGTGAAAATTAAAGTTGGTGAACAAATGTCAGACACAGAATTAGTGGATCCTTTACCTGAAAAATTGAGAGCAACAGTGAATGCaagattaaaaaatgatttaataGTATGTGCAGTGATAGGTACTTTGTCATTTGGAATCCATTGTTCAACTGTGTTTACAGCTTTACAGCCAGAACTAAACCCAGTTTTATGGGGTATTGTAAGCTGCCTTGGATTTCTATTACATTATATCGTACCACAACTTCGAAAACATTTACCATGGTTGTGCTTATCAAGACCAGTACTACGTAGCCATGAACATGGACAGTTTGAAGTTCGTGAACCAGTGAAAATTATGTGGTTTGAAAAAGCATATGTTTACCTTTCTTTCTTAGAAAGAAATGTTCTCTATCCAGTTGTGTTCCTTGGAGCGCTCACTGAATGTTCAtcgaaaattgtaaacaaatttgGAGAAAGTATTGGTGCATTAATCATAGTTGTATGTGGATTGAAATCCTTAAGATCTGCATATTCTGATCCATCAACACGTTACCTAGTATTGATCTTTGCTGTGCTATTTTTCAAACTAGATTTTCGAGAACTCAGTGAAACGTTTCTTGTAGATTATTTTGTCACAGGAATAgcatttgcaaaaatttatgaATTACTGTTAAAGATACGATTTGTAGTTACATATATTGCACCTTGGCAAATCACTTGGGGAAGTGCATTTCATGCATTTGCACAACCGTTCTCAGTACCACATTCTGCTATGCTATTCTTGCAAGCAGGCATTTCTGCAATTCTAAGCACTCCTTTAAACCCACTTTTGGGCAGCGCAATTTTTATATCATCTTATGTGCGTCCAGTGAAATTTTGGGAAAGAGACTATAAAACAAGAAGAGTGGATCATTCAAATACACGAATGTCTTCGCATTTAGATCGGAATCTGGGTGCAGATGATAACAATTTGAATTCAATTTTCTATGAGCAATTGACAAGGTCATTGCAACATAGTCTTTATGGAGATCTTGCTCTTGGTCGCTGGGGAAATGTGGAACAAGGCGACTGTTTTCTATTAGCATCTGATTATTTGAACTGTTtggtgcacattgttcaattaggCAATGGATTAGTAACTTTTCAATTGAGAGGTCTTGAATTTAGAGGAACGTATTGCCAGCAGAGAGAA GTAGAAGCAATCTCTGAAAGAATCGACGACAATGACAATTGCTGTTGCTGCGAAATGGGACATTTTTCAAATGTATTGAGTGTAAATGCAGCATTTAGCCAACGTTGGCTGGCTTGGGAAGTTGCAAGTGCTAAATACGTTCTAGAGGGATACTCGATATCTGATAATTCAGCAGTTTCTATGCTTCAAGTGTTTGAGTTTCGTAAAGTATTGGTTACCTACTACGTTAAAAGTATTGTTTTTTATGCTATAAAatcttcgaaattaaaatattggttaggaaattccgatatttcggacGCTCTTAAAATATCGCTTGCCAAAAATTTCGTCGATCTCGACCCTGTTTTCAATATGAACATTGATGAGGATTTTGATTTTCGAGCTAGCGGAATTACAAGGAGTAGCTTTTGTAACGTTTATTTGGATTGGATACAATATTGTATTACCAAACATGATAag ACACTAGATAGAACAAGGGATTCACCATTAATATCTTTGTGCTTTGCATTGAGTCTTTTGGGGAGACGTGTTTTGGGTGCAGCATCTCATAATACTCTGTCCAGTGTTGAATTTTTTCTATATGGATTACATGCTCTTTTTAAag GAGATTTTCGTATAACATCAATTCGAGATGAATGGGTGTTGCATGATGTTGATCTATTACGAAGTGTTGTGGCAAAAGGTGTAAGAATGGCATTAAAACTACATCAAGATCATTTTATGAGTCCAGAGCAATATGTTGAATCATCTGCTCTTTACGATGCCATAGATAGTCACGATAAAAACCTTGTTATTAGTCATGAAGCAGATCCGCTTTGGAGAAACGCCGTTTTAAATGGCGCACCCAGTCTTCTGGCTCTTAG ACACGTTCTTGATGATGGCCTTGATGAATATAAAGTAATCATGCTTAACAAACGTTTCTTGAGCTTTCGAGTGATTAAAATGAATCGTGAATGTGTTCGTGGTCTGTGGGCTGGACAACAACAAGAATTAGTATATTTGAGAAATCAAAACCCAGAACGAGGCTCTATACAAAATGCAAAACAAGCACtcagaaatataataaatagttCTTGCGATCAGCCGATCGGGTATCCGATTTATGTTTCGCCATTGACAACCAGTTATGCAGAGACAAACGAACAATTATGTTCTATAGTTGGAGGACCTTTAAGTCTCAGTGTAATTAGGCGTAACGTGCTAAAATTATGGCAAAG AATTAGAAGAAGATGCGGTCAAGGTTGTTCATCAGGTGGTACAGGATCTCAAGATGATGGAGGTTTTGGAAATGATGGAGTATATGCAATGACTACTTATAATATTCATTCAG gTTATGGTCAATCGGGTCACAACACATCTGGTTCACAATCTATAGATTCTGGATGTCAAATTGGTGGATCAACTGGACGTGGTTCTCTAGGAAGAGCAAATACAGGATCTCTTGGTGGAAATAGAGGATCATTAGCTTCAGTTGGAAAACCTACAAGCTCGACACTTGCCAGCCTAGCTGGTCTTCTTAGTAATAGTGATATTAAAACTGAGACTAAAAGCGAAACAAGTTTCTCTGGTAAACTTGAGAGAGATGAAGGTTTTCCAAGAGTTCGT atCATAGATCCCAATCAAGTCTATGATGCTATTAATTTGGGTCGTCGGATAGATGTAATATGGCCAGATGAGAGAATGAGGCAACAGGGTGGTAGATCTGGATGGCAACATTGGGTACCAGAAAGAGGTATGGAAGGATGTGTTATTCATTATTGGTCTCCAAATCATCGCGATCCTAATCGACGATCTCACGTGGACAAAGTTATCTTACTTGTCAAAATTGATGACAAATATGTTCCAATAGCGGAACAAGGTGTACGAGACTTAGGAGCAGAAGTGTGA